CACCTAGAAGCTTGTGTGAACAAAGAAACTTTGAAGTTTTTGTACAAAAAGAACGGCATCGAGGTCACAGATAAAGAGTTTGAAGATAAATATAATTTTAAAGATCTAAATGGTTTCATTCAGGTATTCTTTTTTGTCCAAGGTTCGGTGAAAGAAGCATCTGACTTGGGATATTTTATCGATAGTTTGGCTGAATATTTGCGTTCTAATAACATTATCTATTGCGAAGCGTTTTTTGCTCCATCTAAGTTCATTCAAAATGGATTAGATTTTGATGAAATGGTGGAAGTGATGGTAAATCGTATTCGTCAAATTGAAGCCAAAGATGGAATCACTATACGCTTGTTAGTGGACGTATCTCGTTCCTTTGGTCCAGAGAATGCAATGAACAATCTCAAGAGAGTTTTGGGATTAAAACAGAAAGAAGTGATTGGAATTGGTCTTGGTGGTGCGGAACTTATGGGACCGGCTAAAGATTATTCTGAAGTTTTTAAAGTCGCACGCGAGTCAGGTTTGCGATGTGTGGCTCACTCCGGCGAAGACGATGGTCCTTGGGCGATTTGGGATGCGGTGAATCTATGTAAGGCGGAAAGGATTGGTCATGGCACTTCTGCCATCCAAGATCCTGAACTTGTTCGTTATATGAAAGAAAACCGAATCCCTATTGAGATTTGTGTTACTTCCAATGTTTTTACAGGGAAATATGTGCGTAAGGAACAAAACCATCCTGTTCGTTACTATTATGACCAGGGACTCATGTTGTGTATCAATACAGATGATCCTGATATCTTTAACGTAAATTTAACTTATGAATTTTTTAAACTCTATCGCTTTTTGGATTTTTCTATCGATGAAATCATAGATTTGGTTAGACAAGGTGTGCTTTGCACATTCCATCCAGAAAAAGATTCTTTATGGCGGTCTATGGAAGAAAAAATCGATTTAATTAAATTGAAATACAATTTGGTTCCGGAAAAACAAATAGCGGCTGTTTGAGTTTGATTGATAATTCTGCGATGAAATGAAACATTCATTCTATGAAGTATTGTTATTTATCAATGGTTTTGTTGGTATCTTTTGTTCCTTTGTATTCTCAGCCGGTTCCACTCGAATCGAGTAATGGATCTC
The sequence above is drawn from the Leptospira sp. WS4.C2 genome and encodes:
- the add gene encoding adenosine deaminase; this encodes MEVPFSEILNRISVIDRDIAELNRLKSRLPADRPYSPTIQLTFDKQINTLLNERVSLMELPILHPPLWLLSKEGLEPSTEPSVLKERKSLLAGDLSIPHPNEQDVINFIREIPKTEVHLHLEACVNKETLKFLYKKNGIEVTDKEFEDKYNFKDLNGFIQVFFFVQGSVKEASDLGYFIDSLAEYLRSNNIIYCEAFFAPSKFIQNGLDFDEMVEVMVNRIRQIEAKDGITIRLLVDVSRSFGPENAMNNLKRVLGLKQKEVIGIGLGGAELMGPAKDYSEVFKVARESGLRCVAHSGEDDGPWAIWDAVNLCKAERIGHGTSAIQDPELVRYMKENRIPIEICVTSNVFTGKYVRKEQNHPVRYYYDQGLMLCINTDDPDIFNVNLTYEFFKLYRFLDFSIDEIIDLVRQGVLCTFHPEKDSLWRSMEEKIDLIKLKYNLVPEKQIAAV